A part of Aegilops tauschii subsp. strangulata cultivar AL8/78 chromosome 2, Aet v6.0, whole genome shotgun sequence genomic DNA contains:
- the LOC141040959 gene encoding uncharacterized protein, with protein MIGCRLLRKLEIARTEEADKVPFATDYLDGASAIWWDNAKAMWPADEEITWTKFKDHFRKYHIPAGIMKVKQREFLTLTQGSLSVSEYLHKFNHLARYSLYDVAMAERKIDRFLGGLNQHLICTLSMFDLLDFQTLVNKALIAEREHKLVHDNRPANNDHKRKLEPKKDGQPVQKARTW; from the coding sequence atgattggttGCAGACTATTGAGAAAGCTTGAGATTGCTCGCACTGAAGAAGCTGACAAGGTTCCATTTGCTACAGACTATCTTGATGGAGCTTCtgctatatggtgggataatgctaaAGCTATGTGGCCTGCGGATGAAGAAATCACTTGGACTAAATTCAAGGACCATTTCCGCAAGTACCATATCCCCGCCGGTATCATGAAGGTCAAGCAGCGCGAATTCCTCACTCTCACCCAAGGCAGCCTGTCAGTAAGTGAGTACCTACATAAGTTCAACCATTTGGCCCGTTATTCTCTCTATGATGTGGCCATGGCAGAAAGGAAGAtcgacagatttcttggaggacTGAATCAACACCTCATATGCACTCTTAGTATGTTCGATCTTCTGGATTTCCAGACTCTGGTAAACAAAGCCCTCATTGCAGAAAGAGAACACAAGCTTGTGCACGACAATAGGCCCGCTAATAATGATCATAAGCGCAAATTAGAGCCTAAGAAGGATGGACAACCAGTACAGAAGGCTCGTACCTGGTAG